A region of the Candidatus Nanosynbacter lyticus genome:
AGGTGTAGTATAGGGTTTTAAGATTGGCGAACATATCAAAACTGAGATTATTAATGCCAATGAGACTATGAAATAGCGCGTGAGATTTATAACACAGAAAGCCAATTCCGAGAATTATTGTGAGTAGAATAGTCAACGGTAAAATCCAGGACCCTCGATGTTTTCTGGAGATAAGAAAGTAGCGTGGGTGTGGGTGGAGAAAGGCGATAATCAGGAGTCCTAAATTGATATACCAAAGATATGGAGTAAAGAGGCTGAAGGCTGTGGTGATAGCTAGTCCAATCCGCCAGAGTGAAGCTTTTGGCGCTTTCTGAAGAATGAGCGTCGCAAAAAGTAGTGTTAGGGCGGTATAGAAAATATATAAAACGCCAACGGTTGCGCTCTGTCCTATGAATAGGAATTGACCGGTGCTAATCATGATAAGTAGCGATAAGATGGTCGTGGAGGGCTTAAACCAGCGTTTAAGTAGGAAGAATATGGCTATGGAGCTAATGATCGACAGCAGGACGGCTGGGGCTTTAATTGTCAGTAAGCTGACGCCAAATAGCTTGAAAAATGCTAGCTGAAGTAGATGAAACGGTAAGTTGGCTGTGGCAAGTCCTTCTGAGCTAAATTTCAAGTGGTTTGTGGTATTAACCATGTCAATTTCTGCTTGAGACAGTCCGCCTGGTGCGCGTAAAGCGGAAACCGTAACAGCCCCTATGTACAATAATACCAACAGAGTATATCCGAAAGCATAGCGCCATCGGTAAAGAAAAATATCAGTAACTTTTTGCTTTTTCATTGGTATGATTATAGCACAATTCTATTCGTGCTTGCGATCCAGGCTCATGAAGCGGAGGCGCTCTGGGTGGAAGTACAATTGGACTTTTCCGACGGGGCCGTTACGGTGCTTAGCGATGATTAGGTCGGTGATGTTTTGGACTTCCGGGTTGTCTGGTTCGTAATATCCTGGGCGATAAATGAAGCTGACGATATCGGCGTCCTGCTCGATGGATCCAGATTCACGTAGGTCAGCCAGTTGTGGAATTGGCGGGGTGCGCGATTCGACTGAACGACTCAACTGACTTAGCGCAATCAGTGGTACATTGAGCTCACGGGCAATTAACTTCAAGCCACGGGAAATTTCCGATACTTCCTGGACGCGGTTACCATTGTGATTGCCGTTGGCCTGCATCAGCTGTAAGTAGTCAACGATGATTAGTCCCAGTTGATTCTCATGAGCAATTCTGCGAGCTTTAGTGCGCATCTCTAGAACCGAAAGTCCCGGCGTATCGTCAATGTAAATCGGTGCTTCGGCCATCTCGCCCATGGCTTCGGACAATTTGGCAAAATCATTATCGCTCAAGTTTCCAGTGCGAATATTCCAGCTGTCGACGCCTGAAGCATCTGCCAGCATACGGTCAACCAATTGTTCTTTACTCATCTCTAGGCTAAAGAACAGCACCGGCTTTTTCTCAATTGTCGCCACATTGTATGCTAAGTTAGTCACTAGTGTGGTCTTACCCATGGCCGGACGAGCCGCCAGGATGATCAAGTCGGACTTCTGTAGTCCAGCCGTCATATTGTCAAGGTCGCGATATCCAGTACGGACGCCCCGTAGAGAGCCTTTATTTTTGCTAAGCTCTTCAATTCGGTCAAAACTGTCCGTCAGAATGCTCTCTAAGCTCACTAAATCTTGTTTGGTTGATTGGTCGGAAACACTGAATAATTCAGCCTCAGCTTTTTCTAGCAGTTCCTGCGTTGTCGTAGATTCGTCATAGCCAAGTTCAGAAATGTCACCACTCGCCTTAATAAGTCGTCGACGCACTGCCGTTTGCGCTACCATCTCGGCGTATGCTGAGGCGTGCGCTGCTGTCGGTACGTAGTTTGTCAGTTCTGTTAGGTAGGCCGATCCACCAACCATCTCCAGCTCATCTTTACGTTTTAATTCATCTGTTAGTGTCAACAAATCAACTGGCTTATGTTTTTCAAATAAGCGCATCATCCCGGCAAAAATCAGTCCGTGGTTTTTGTCATAAAAATCGTTAGCGTGAGTGATCTCCGCAGCATCCGCCAGGACTTCCTCGTCAATTAAAACAGCTCCAAGCAGACTCTTCTCTGCGTCTAAATTTTGTGGTGGAATTTTTCCGTTCGCGTTGCCTTTATCTGCCATTAAATATCCTCCAATTTAACCTCTTCGCCGCCACCCATCAATTCGGCAATTTTCGCCAGCTTTTTATCCTCTGGCGGTTTCTTCTCTCCAATTATATCAATTTCTAGCTCCATGCCTGTCTCTTCCGTGATTATCTCCGCAATTAATGGCCGATTTTTGGCGTCGTCCAGTTTCTTCTTGTAAAACGCGGTGCCGGCGTAAATTGTTAATTTTTCTCCATCAAATGCCCACTGGCTTTTTTGCAGTAAAGAAGATAGCCCAAGGGATTTTTCTTTTGCCTTTTCAACTACTTTGTCCCAATCTATTTCTAATGGAGTGTCAGTTTTCTTTGGTTTTGCAGTGGGTTTCTTCGGCGGCTCCACTGTCTTTTCCTCTTTCTCAAGAGGCTTTTCTACTGGTTTAGCTGGAGCAGTCGGTTTGGCTGGTGCTGAAATTGTAGGCTGCTTTTTAACTATGGTTTCGGCGACATTTTTCTTTGGCGTAATTGGATTTTTACTGGCCTGAGAATCGCAATTCATAAATATCGTCAATAATTTTAAGTCCGGATGCGGGTGCCGATCAACCTCAATTAACTGCTGGACTAGCTTGACCAGATTTGGGTTTTGCCGTAGTTTATTACGTGCAATTGATAGTAACTGGTGGGAAACGACTACTGAATTGGCGCCATTATTTTCTAAATCCCTGAAGACATCTAAGATTTGCTCATTATTGCCAGTCTGGTATAAATCCAGTAATCCGTTAAGTTTTGAAGTGTCGCTTAGACCTAAATATTCGGCGACCATAGCACTGGTCAATGGTTGGTCGGGTGTTGCCAAAATTGATAATTGGTCTAGCATACTGATCCCGTCGCGAAACCCGCCGCGCGAGCGCTCAGCAATCAACCGTGCGGCGCCTTCCTCAATGCCAAAGCCCTCTTTTTCGGCAATGTTCATGAGCTGGCGTGCCATAATTTCTGTCGGGATTGGACGGAAGAAAAATTGCTGGACGCGACTGAGGATGGTGGCGGGCAGCTTGTCGGCGTCGGTGGTAGCCAAGATGAATACTACGTGCGCTGGTGGTTCCTCCAGGGTTTTTAATAGTGCGTTGAAGGCAGGCTTGGACAGCATGTGGACTTCGTCGATGATGTAGATTTTCTTCGGC
Encoded here:
- a CDS encoding ArnT family glycosyltransferase, with protein sequence MKKQKVTDIFLYRWRYAFGYTLLVLLYIGAVTVSALRAPGGLSQAEIDMVNTTNHLKFSSEGLATANLPFHLLQLAFFKLFGVSLLTIKAPAVLLSIISSIAIFFLLKRWFKPSTTILSLLIMISTGQFLFIGQSATVGVLYIFYTALTLLFATLILQKAPKASLWRIGLAITTAFSLFTPYLWYINLGLLIIAFLHPHPRYFLISRKHRGSWILPLTILLTIILGIGFLCYKSHALFHSLIGINNLSFDMFANLKTLYYTYLRIFPSVVGNQITPIMDFNAMILIGLGLVRSFQKIASARSFMIWSWLVLAIALLIFQPSLTPIIIVPLFILLAVGLESLMAMWYGLFPRNPYARGTGLVLISLLIIVMVAGGSFRYIDSYRYFPEAVSHFNKDLSLLQKNTAPTDSFSLLVSKEESPIYEALQKHSYHKISIIRTAPEKVGQTLYVSHATKNTIPKTYSGHLSSIIVSEHNQGGDRFYVYTSDKK
- the dnaX gene encoding DNA polymerase III subunit gamma/tau, which gives rise to MSQALYRKYRSRSLDEVLGQDHVTNILRRALEQGKIAHAYLLTGPRGVGKTSVARILAHEINQLPYDEEVSHLDIIEIDAASNNGVDDIRALREKAQVAPVSAPKKIYIIDEVHMLSKPAFNALLKTLEEPPAHVVFILATTDADKLPATILSRVQQFFFRPIPTEIMARQLMNIAEKEGFGIEEGAARLIAERSRGGFRDGISMLDQLSILATPDQPLTSAMVAEYLGLSDTSKLNGLLDLYQTGNNEQILDVFRDLENNGANSVVVSHQLLSIARNKLRQNPNLVKLVQQLIEVDRHPHPDLKLLTIFMNCDSQASKNPITPKKNVAETIVKKQPTISAPAKPTAPAKPVEKPLEKEEKTVEPPKKPTAKPKKTDTPLEIDWDKVVEKAKEKSLGLSSLLQKSQWAFDGEKLTIYAGTAFYKKKLDDAKNRPLIAEIITEETGMELEIDIIGEKKPPEDKKLAKIAELMGGGEEVKLEDI
- the dnaB gene encoding replicative DNA helicase, encoding MADKGNANGKIPPQNLDAEKSLLGAVLIDEEVLADAAEITHANDFYDKNHGLIFAGMMRLFEKHKPVDLLTLTDELKRKDELEMVGGSAYLTELTNYVPTAAHASAYAEMVAQTAVRRRLIKASGDISELGYDESTTTQELLEKAEAELFSVSDQSTKQDLVSLESILTDSFDRIEELSKNKGSLRGVRTGYRDLDNMTAGLQKSDLIILAARPAMGKTTLVTNLAYNVATIEKKPVLFFSLEMSKEQLVDRMLADASGVDSWNIRTGNLSDNDFAKLSEAMGEMAEAPIYIDDTPGLSVLEMRTKARRIAHENQLGLIIVDYLQLMQANGNHNGNRVQEVSEISRGLKLIARELNVPLIALSQLSRSVESRTPPIPQLADLRESGSIEQDADIVSFIYRPGYYEPDNPEVQNITDLIIAKHRNGPVGKVQLYFHPERLRFMSLDRKHE